A genomic region of Stegostoma tigrinum isolate sSteTig4 chromosome 13, sSteTig4.hap1, whole genome shotgun sequence contains the following coding sequences:
- the LOC125458471 gene encoding UDP-glucuronosyltransferase 2C1-like encodes MNTSLISSCYLLLTLPVIYGAKILVVPVDGSHWINMKILIEELRYHGHNITVLFSSKAWYIKEAPNLYQSITVQLQGGATKFDDASGIQCFLKRTMTSLRQGLTPWAFIQVQSQTIALLHEWHLWAGEFIRRIFEDEELLKQLEAANFDLVLTDPALGIGPMLAYYLKTPLVYNVRWITRGESHFLVAPSPLSYVPLLGSHLTEKMSFLQRARNVLQHLLELFISEFFIHPIYNEACRRYLGTGTDIETVLLQADVWLMRVDFVFEFPRPTMPNIVYIGGFQCKPPKPLPAGLEEFVQASGNHGIIVMSLGSLVNSLPLDITMKIAEAFAQVPQKVIWRHNGKIPPNIANNTLLAKWIPQNDLLGHPKTRVFVAHGGTNGIYEAIYHGVPVVGLPLFYDQFDNLLRLKVRGAAKMVDAATMQSRDLLQALNDVINNTSYRASMQKLSALHRDQPEPPMQRAVFWIEYVARHRGAAHLRSEFYRLPWYAYYCIDVAVFLLSAFVVVAVLLVFILRKFCTVAGRKKQKTQ; translated from the exons ATGAATACTTCTTTGATTTCCTCCTGTTATTTGCT CCTCACTCTCCCTGTTATTTATGGAGCTAAGATATTGGTTGTGCCAGTTGATGGAAGCCATTGGATCAACATGAAAATTCTCATTGAAGAGCTGAGATACCATGGTCACAACATTACAGTGCTTTTCTCCTCGAAGGCTTGGTACATTAAAGAAGCTCCCAATCTCTATCAGTCAATCACTGTCCAATTGCAGGGTGGAGCTACCAAATTTGACGATGCAAGTGGAATACAATGCTTTCTAAAGAGAACAATGACATCCTTAAGGCAGGGCTTGACCCCATGGGCTTTTATTCAGGTCCAGAGTCAGACGATAGCGCTTCTGCATGAATGGCACCTTTGGGCCGGAGAATTCATCCGGAGAATTTTTGAAGATGAGGAATTATTAAAACAGCTTGAAGCAGCGAATTTTGACCTGGTACTCACGGACCCAGCTCTTGGGATCGGTCCAATGCTGGCCTATTATTTAAAAACCCCTTTAGTCTACAACGTTCGATGGATCACAAGGGGAGAATCTCATTTCCTTGTTGCCCCGTCGCCTCTTTCCTATGTCCCCCTGCTCGGGTCTCACTTGACAGAGAAGATGAGCTTCCTCCAAAGAGCACGCAACGTTTTACAACATCTTCTTGAGCTGTTCATTTCTGAGTTTTTTATTCACCCCATATACAATGAGGCATGTAGGAGGTACTTAGGCACAGGCACAGATATAGAGACAGTTCTCCTCCAGGCTGATGTGTGGCTTATGAGAGTAGATTTTGTATTCGAATTTCCGAGGCCCACCATGCCAAATATTGTGTACATCGGAGGGTTCCAGTGCAAGCCTCCAAAGCCATTGCCCGCAGGGCTGGAAGAGTTTGTTCAGGCCTCAGGAAACCATGGGATCATCGTCATGTCTCTAGGGAGTCTGGTTAACTCCTTGCCGCTGGATATTACAATGAAAATAGCAGAAGCCTTCGCTCAGGTACCTCAGAAAGTGATTTGGAGACACAATGGGAAAATCCCTCCCAACATAGCCAACAACACCCTGTTGGCGAAATGGATCCCTCAGAATGACCTGCTCGGGCACCCTAAGACACGTGTCTTTGTGGCTCATGGTGGAACAAATGGAATTTATGAAGCAATCTACCATGGGGTTCCAGTCGTTGGCCTGCCGCTGTTTTACGACCAGTTCGACAACTTGCTCCGGCTTAAGGTCAGAGGGGCGGCCAAAATGGTGGATGCCGCGACCATGCAGTCAAGAGACCTACTGCAGGCTCTCAATGACGTCATTAACAACACATCCTACCGGGCTAGCATGCAGAAGCTGTCTGCTCTCCACAGGGACCAGCCAGAGCCTCCAATGCAAAGAGCTGTTTTCTGGATTGAGTATGTTGCACGACACAGAGGTGCAGCTCACTTGCGCTCTGAATTTTATCGCCTCCCCTGGTACGCCTACTACTGCATTGATGTTGCTGTCTTTCTCCTATCTGCATTTGTAGTTGTCGCAGTCCTGTTGGTTTTCATCTTGAGGAAATTTTGCACTGTTgcaggaagaaagaaacaaaaaactcagTAG